The following coding sequences are from one Treponema bryantii window:
- a CDS encoding SDR family NAD(P)-dependent oxidoreductase, translating to MKKIAIITGASGGLGKEFVSRLISEVDELWAIGRNVSKLEALKNENGSQGEKIIPLQMDLSDIKSFDILSSKLHSENETDGIEISWLINNAGAGRFGPSKDFSTEELNISITCHCTAIASICNICIPYMKAGNHLVNIASQSAFSPLPYINLYAATKAFVYSYTRALGEELKDSGIIVTAVCPGWIKTGLIVESLNGKKVHFPLLTTADKVAAKALKDARRGKPVSIYKLSVRYIAWLQKHLNNSISVRVWAKLVEKYVKK from the coding sequence ATGAAAAAGATTGCAATTATTACTGGTGCTTCAGGCGGGCTTGGTAAAGAATTTGTTTCCCGCCTTATTTCTGAGGTTGATGAGCTTTGGGCTATTGGACGCAATGTTTCTAAACTCGAAGCTCTGAAAAATGAAAACGGTTCACAGGGTGAAAAAATCATTCCGCTCCAGATGGACCTTTCTGACATAAAATCCTTTGATATTCTATCTTCAAAACTGCATTCAGAAAACGAAACAGATGGTATTGAAATCAGCTGGCTTATAAATAATGCCGGTGCCGGACGTTTTGGTCCTTCAAAAGATTTCTCAACTGAAGAACTGAATATCAGCATCACCTGCCACTGTACTGCCATTGCTTCAATCTGTAATATCTGTATTCCTTATATGAAGGCAGGCAATCATCTTGTAAATATTGCATCACAATCAGCATTTTCCCCATTACCATATATCAACCTTTATGCTGCAACTAAAGCTTTTGTTTACAGTTATACCCGAGCACTCGGTGAAGAACTTAAAGACTCAGGAATTATTGTAACTGCAGTCTGCCCAGGCTGGATAAAAACCGGTCTTATTGTCGAAAGCTTAAACGGCAAAAAAGTGCACTTTCCGCTTCTCACAACTGCCGACAAGGTAGCCGCAAAAGCACTCAAAGATGCAAGACGGGGAAAGCCTGTTTCAATCTACAAGCTTTCTGTACGCTACATTGCATGGCTTCAGAAACATCTGAATAATTCTATCTCTGTTCGAGTATGGGCAAAACTGGTTGAAAAATACGTGAAGAAATAG
- a CDS encoding PTS sugar transporter subunit IIC has product MNRYAKRYLIDAMSGMAQGLFASLLIGTIIKTLGQQLLRLNQNAVFQFLVNAGNFATDAHVVGAAMAIGIGFAMGVPALVLFSLAAVGSAANVTGGAGGPLAVLFIAIIAAEMGCLVSKKTKVDIIVTPAVTILIGALLTVLTAKYIGAAASSVGKFLVWTTKLHPFWMGILVSAVVGIALTLPISSAAICAAFGLTGLAGGAAVAGCCAQMVGFAVLSFRENRWGGILSQGLGTSMLQMPNIIKNPKTWIPPILTSMITGPIATCLFKMEMNGAAVSSGMGTCGLVGQIGVITGWFEPSEVAVGHGAVAIQPGFVDWLGLVLICFVLPAVLCWAFGLLFRKIGWIKEGDLALN; this is encoded by the coding sequence ATGAATCGTTATGCAAAGCGTTATCTTATTGACGCTATGTCAGGTATGGCTCAGGGACTTTTTGCATCCCTGTTGATTGGAACAATTATTAAGACTTTAGGTCAGCAGCTTCTTCGCCTGAACCAGAATGCTGTTTTCCAGTTCCTCGTAAACGCTGGAAACTTCGCAACAGACGCACATGTTGTTGGTGCCGCTATGGCAATCGGTATTGGTTTTGCAATGGGAGTTCCAGCTCTCGTTCTATTCTCTCTCGCAGCAGTTGGAAGTGCCGCTAACGTAACTGGTGGTGCTGGTGGCCCACTCGCAGTTCTCTTTATTGCAATCATAGCTGCAGAAATGGGCTGTCTCGTAAGCAAAAAGACAAAGGTGGACATCATCGTAACTCCAGCTGTTACAATTCTTATTGGTGCACTTTTGACAGTTTTGACTGCTAAGTACATTGGTGCTGCAGCAAGTTCAGTTGGTAAGTTCCTCGTTTGGACTACAAAACTTCATCCGTTCTGGATGGGTATTCTTGTATCAGCTGTAGTTGGTATTGCTTTGACTCTGCCAATCTCTTCTGCTGCTATTTGTGCTGCTTTCGGTCTCACAGGTCTTGCTGGTGGTGCTGCTGTTGCAGGCTGCTGTGCTCAGATGGTTGGTTTTGCAGTTTTGAGCTTCCGCGAAAACCGCTGGGGTGGAATTTTGAGTCAGGGTCTTGGAACTTCTATGCTCCAGATGCCTAATATCATCAAAAATCCAAAAACATGGATTCCACCAATCCTCACTTCTATGATTACAGGTCCAATCGCTACATGTCTCTTTAAGATGGAAATGAACGGTGCTGCCGTAAGTTCTGGAATGGGTACCTGTGGTCTCGTAGGCCAGATTGGTGTAATTACAGGCTGGTTCGAACCAAGTGAAGTTGCTGTTGGACATGGTGCAGTTGCAATTCAGCCAGGTTTCGTTGACTGGCTCGGTCTTGTACTTATCTGCTTTGTTCTTCCTGCAGTTTTGTGCTGGGCATTCGGACTTCTTTTCCGCAAAATCGGCTGGATTAAAGAAGGCGATCTCGCTTTGAACTAA
- a CDS encoding DNA repair helicase XPB has protein sequence MNYENPLIVQGDRSLLLDVHAPLAEECRNALIPFAELEKSPEHLHTYRLTPLSLWNAASAGFSADDAVEVLQKFARYDVPQSVTAWIKETESRFGKIKLIAGPDIEVPVKEGSAEKIVEHFLYLVADSLPVFKEIGANHSVKKLLTNTLEDNGAPEHSFLLKLTDRGTIKQLLLQAGWPVKDEVALVDGEPLDVSLRETTSAGRPLQIREYQKGAANALVGDKGPGTGFGTIVLPCGAGKTIVGMTIMDMLKTSTLIITTNISAVHQWIDELLDKTNLTSDQIAEYSGESKTIKQVTVATYQVLTWRPDKEGPYPHFSIFHERPWGLIIYDEVHMLPAPVFRVVADLQAVRRVGLTATLVREDGCEGYVFSLVGPKRYDVPWKELERDQWIASAECIEVRIDLPATQEIEYAVAGVREKHKIASMNSDKLPVVRKIIDSHPEDKILVIGQYLQQLDEIVKDLGCPIITGKTPNTERDRIYNDFREGKIRVLVVSKVANFAIDLPDASLAIQVSGTFGSRQEEAQRLGRILRPKERKSRFFTLITRNTVEEEFGSNRQKFLAEQGYEYKIVRYDGELNLDE, from the coding sequence ATGAATTATGAAAACCCGTTAATTGTTCAAGGCGACCGCTCGCTTTTACTGGATGTACATGCCCCTCTTGCTGAGGAATGCCGAAATGCACTTATCCCATTTGCTGAGCTTGAAAAATCGCCGGAACATCTTCACACATACCGACTTACTCCCCTTTCTCTCTGGAACGCTGCCAGTGCGGGTTTTTCTGCCGATGACGCTGTAGAAGTTCTCCAGAAATTTGCACGCTATGATGTTCCTCAGTCTGTTACTGCCTGGATTAAAGAAACTGAAAGCCGTTTTGGAAAGATTAAACTTATTGCAGGTCCTGATATTGAAGTTCCTGTAAAAGAAGGTTCAGCTGAAAAAATAGTTGAACACTTTTTATATCTTGTTGCCGACAGCCTTCCCGTTTTTAAGGAGATTGGTGCAAATCATTCTGTAAAAAAACTTCTCACAAATACACTTGAAGACAATGGAGCTCCTGAGCATTCCTTCCTGCTAAAACTTACAGACCGCGGTACAATCAAACAGCTGCTGCTTCAGGCTGGCTGGCCTGTAAAAGACGAAGTTGCATTAGTTGATGGAGAGCCTCTTGATGTTTCTTTACGGGAAACTACAAGCGCAGGTCGTCCTCTTCAGATTCGTGAATATCAGAAAGGAGCTGCAAACGCCCTTGTTGGAGATAAAGGCCCTGGTACAGGTTTTGGAACAATTGTTCTTCCTTGTGGTGCCGGTAAGACTATCGTAGGCATGACAATTATGGACATGCTCAAAACCTCTACTCTGATTATTACTACTAATATTTCTGCAGTTCATCAGTGGATTGATGAACTGCTTGATAAAACAAATCTCACTTCAGATCAGATTGCAGAATACTCTGGTGAATCAAAAACAATTAAGCAGGTAACAGTTGCAACCTATCAGGTTCTTACCTGGAGACCGGACAAAGAAGGTCCTTACCCACACTTCTCTATTTTCCATGAACGTCCATGGGGACTTATTATTTATGACGAAGTTCACATGCTGCCGGCTCCGGTTTTCCGTGTAGTTGCAGATTTACAGGCAGTGCGCCGTGTTGGACTTACAGCAACTCTTGTTCGTGAAGATGGTTGTGAAGGTTATGTATTCAGTCTTGTTGGACCAAAACGTTATGATGTTCCATGGAAAGAACTTGAGCGTGACCAGTGGATTGCAAGTGCAGAATGTATTGAAGTTCGAATAGACCTTCCTGCCACTCAGGAAATTGAATATGCCGTAGCAGGAGTCCGTGAAAAACATAAAATCGCAAGTATGAATTCTGACAAACTACCGGTAGTTAGGAAAATTATTGACAGTCATCCTGAAGATAAAATTCTTGTAATAGGTCAGTACCTTCAGCAGCTGGACGAAATTGTAAAAGATCTGGGCTGTCCTATAATCACAGGAAAAACACCGAACACCGAACGTGACCGCATATATAATGATTTCCGCGAAGGAAAAATCCGCGTACTTGTTGTGTCTAAGGTTGCAAACTTTGCAATCGATCTGCCGGATGCTTCACTTGCAATTCAGGTAAGCGGAACATTCGGAAGCCGTCAGGAAGAAGCACAGAGACTCGGTCGTATTCTTCGTCCAAAAGAAAGAAAGTCGCGCTTTTTCACTTTGATTACCAGAAACACTGTTGAAGAGGAATTCGGTTCAAACCGCCAGAAGTTCCTTGCCGAACAGGGCTATGAATATAAAATTGTAAGATACGACGGAGAACTTAACTTAGATGAATGA
- a CDS encoding LacI family DNA-binding transcriptional regulator: MVTIYDIAEATGYSAPTVSKALNGLGSLSEETRQRIINKAKELGYEPNISARTLTTKKSYLIGVVYDDTGMNKGFSHPLFSPVLNRFREKIEAAGYDIIFLSRHFNMTYFSHANFRCIDGVIIINPATNNASDFDDFIRTNLPRVSTNTIFKDICTVITANEQGGYAAAEYFINHGHKKIAYISAPVDGISAAPTERYEGFKSALKTYNLYDEELYELSATWDKESAYEAFGRLIKRRKDITAVFVTNDQLAFGVCDYAKDHNIKIPEDISVIGFDDDFAAEYAGLTTFRQSANEIAEISAQMMLDQIDGKTVPSIIRCRPELIERNSVKTIRGFRLF; the protein is encoded by the coding sequence ATGGTCACTATATACGACATTGCTGAAGCTACTGGATATTCAGCACCTACTGTTTCAAAGGCCTTAAACGGGCTCGGCTCTCTAAGTGAGGAGACCAGACAGAGAATTATAAATAAGGCTAAAGAACTTGGTTATGAGCCGAATATTTCTGCCCGAACCCTTACAACCAAAAAATCCTATCTTATAGGCGTAGTTTATGATGATACAGGAATGAATAAAGGCTTTTCACATCCTTTGTTTTCTCCTGTTTTGAACCGGTTCCGAGAAAAAATAGAAGCTGCCGGTTATGATATTATTTTCCTTTCGCGTCATTTTAATATGACATATTTTTCACATGCAAATTTCCGTTGTATTGACGGTGTAATTATAATAAACCCTGCTACAAACAATGCTTCAGATTTTGATGATTTTATAAGAACAAATCTTCCAAGAGTTTCTACAAACACCATTTTTAAGGATATTTGTACGGTTATTACTGCAAACGAACAGGGTGGATACGCCGCTGCAGAGTATTTTATAAATCATGGACACAAAAAAATTGCATATATTTCAGCACCAGTGGATGGAATTTCTGCAGCTCCAACTGAGCGTTATGAGGGTTTTAAATCAGCTCTTAAAACCTATAATCTTTATGATGAAGAACTATATGAATTAAGCGCAACCTGGGATAAAGAAAGTGCCTACGAAGCATTCGGCCGTCTCATAAAACGCCGAAAAGATATCACAGCCGTTTTTGTCACTAATGATCAGCTTGCTTTTGGTGTGTGTGATTATGCAAAAGATCATAATATAAAAATTCCGGAAGATATTTCAGTAATTGGTTTTGATGATGATTTTGCTGCAGAATACGCCGGCCTTACAACATTCAGACAGAGTGCAAATGAAATTGCAGAGATTTCTGCACAGATGATGCTGGATCAGATTGATGGAAAAACAGTTCCGTCAATTATTCGCTGCCGTCCTGAGCTTATAGAACGTAATTCTGTAAAAACAATCAGAGGTTTCAGATTATTTTAA